The Streptomyces sp. SS1-1 genome has a segment encoding these proteins:
- a CDS encoding SixA phosphatase family protein produces MSVAEPRRIVIFRHAKADWPQVADHERPLAERGRLDAAEAGRRLADTAIPFDLALCSTAVRTRETWKLAVHEFQHRPKTVYEERIYEASPGELIAVLNETPDDVQNLLLIGHNPGAQGLTEVLAGSAEGDARDRMTRRGFPAAAYAVLTFTGTWKALEPGVATLVDYWAPSE; encoded by the coding sequence ATGAGCGTCGCAGAACCCCGCAGGATTGTGATCTTCCGGCATGCGAAAGCCGACTGGCCCCAGGTGGCGGACCACGAGCGTCCCCTCGCCGAGCGGGGCCGCCTGGACGCGGCCGAGGCCGGGCGCAGGCTGGCGGACACCGCCATCCCGTTCGACCTGGCCCTGTGCTCCACCGCCGTCCGCACCCGTGAGACCTGGAAACTCGCCGTCCACGAGTTCCAGCACCGGCCGAAAACGGTCTACGAGGAGCGGATCTACGAGGCCTCGCCCGGCGAGCTGATCGCCGTGCTCAACGAGACCCCCGACGACGTGCAGAACCTCCTGCTGATCGGCCACAACCCCGGCGCGCAGGGTCTCACCGAGGTCCTCGCCGGCTCCGCCGAGGGCGACGCCCGCGACCGGATGACCCGCCGCGGCTTCCCGGCCGCCGCCTACGCGGTCCTCACCTTCACCGGCACCTGGAAGGCCCTGGAGCCCGGCGTGGCCACGCTGGTCGACTACTGGGCGCCCTCCGAGTGA
- a CDS encoding SGM_5486 family transporter-associated protein — protein MPVLDPNPQNGQKKLLLILGAFLAIFVIIGIVATIAAP, from the coding sequence ATGCCCGTGCTCGACCCGAACCCCCAGAACGGCCAGAAGAAGCTGCTGCTGATCCTCGGCGCGTTCCTCGCCATCTTCGTGATCATCGGAATCGTCGCGACGATCGCCGCCCCCTGA
- a CDS encoding CynX/NimT family MFS transporter, whose translation MMAPMAREENRATTSTRIRTPETPTPAQPAPRAWTTRLLIAGIVLTALNLRPAITSLGALLEEVRDALGMSGSVAGLLTSVPPLCFAVFGVTAPRLARRFGPGAVVCAGMVAITAGLLIRPYAGGTAGFLAASALTLMGIAVSNVLMPVIVKRWFPDRVGSMTGLYSMALALGTASAAAVTVPMTEALGGSWQTGLAVWGGLGAAAVLPWLPFVRDRGTTPAQDPHARVDAPRLRVTRSRTAWALAVYFGLQATGAYITMGWMAQIFRDSGVHAGTAGLLLAVTMVMGVPLAFVIPRLATRLPHQGPIVLALGACGLAGYAGLYLAPAGGSWLWALLLGISNCSFPLALTMVGMRARTSAGVAQLSGFAQSTGYLISIPGPLLVGVLYEHSGGWGLPIALMAGLMIPQMAVGVLAGRDRTVEDEATR comes from the coding sequence ATGATGGCTCCCATGGCACGCGAGGAGAACCGGGCGACGACGTCCACACGGATACGCACCCCCGAGACCCCCACCCCGGCGCAGCCCGCCCCGCGCGCGTGGACGACCCGGCTGCTCATCGCCGGCATCGTCCTCACCGCGCTCAACCTCCGCCCCGCCATCACCAGCCTCGGCGCCCTCCTCGAAGAGGTCCGCGACGCCCTCGGCATGAGCGGCAGCGTCGCCGGCCTGCTGACCTCCGTGCCCCCGCTCTGCTTCGCCGTCTTCGGCGTCACCGCGCCCCGCCTCGCCCGCCGCTTCGGCCCCGGCGCCGTCGTCTGCGCGGGCATGGTCGCCATCACCGCCGGCCTGCTGATCCGGCCCTACGCCGGCGGCACCGCGGGATTCCTGGCCGCCAGCGCCCTCACCCTCATGGGCATCGCCGTCAGCAACGTCCTGATGCCCGTCATCGTCAAGCGCTGGTTCCCCGACCGGGTCGGCTCCATGACCGGCCTGTACTCCATGGCCCTCGCCCTCGGCACCGCCTCCGCCGCCGCCGTCACCGTCCCCATGACCGAGGCGCTCGGCGGCAGTTGGCAGACCGGCCTCGCCGTCTGGGGAGGCCTCGGCGCGGCCGCCGTCCTGCCCTGGCTGCCCTTCGTACGGGACCGGGGCACCACACCCGCCCAGGACCCGCACGCGCGCGTGGACGCCCCCCGGCTGCGCGTCACCCGCAGCCGCACAGCCTGGGCCCTCGCCGTCTACTTCGGCCTCCAGGCCACCGGCGCCTACATCACCATGGGCTGGATGGCGCAGATCTTCCGGGACTCCGGCGTGCACGCCGGCACGGCCGGACTGCTGCTCGCCGTCACCATGGTCATGGGCGTGCCCCTCGCCTTCGTCATCCCGCGCCTGGCCACCCGCCTGCCCCACCAGGGCCCCATCGTGCTCGCGCTGGGCGCCTGCGGCCTCGCCGGCTACGCCGGGCTGTACCTCGCGCCCGCCGGCGGCTCCTGGCTCTGGGCCCTGCTGCTCGGCATCTCGAACTGCTCGTTCCCGCTGGCCCTGACCATGGTCGGCATGCGCGCCAGGACCAGCGCGGGCGTGGCCCAGCTGTCCGGCTTCGCCCAGAGCACCGGCTATCTGATCTCCATCCCCGGGCCGCTCCTGGTCGGCGTCCTCTACGAGCACAGCGGCGGCTGGGGTCTGCCCATCGCGCTGATGGCGGGGCTCATGATCCCGCAGATGGCGGTGGGCGTCCTCGCCGGACGCGACCGTACGGTGGAGGACGAGGCGACGCGCTGA
- a CDS encoding FadR/GntR family transcriptional regulator yields MPLSHPRRSALSEQVIAALRNQITSGEWPVGSRIPTEPELVEQLGVARNTVREAVRALAHNGLLDIRQGSGTYVVATSELAGVMHRRFAGADPRHIAELRATLESAAAKLAAERRTEKDLKQLDALLLRREEAWESGDAEAFVTADATFHLAVVAASHNDVMSAMYADLGEVLRDWLRDDVGPRLTPETYMDHARLVDAIRTGDAGAAAAEAASYPFLCRPGRLSGPGGG; encoded by the coding sequence ATGCCCCTGAGCCACCCCCGCCGCTCGGCCCTGTCCGAGCAGGTCATCGCGGCCCTGCGCAACCAGATCACCTCGGGCGAATGGCCGGTCGGCTCCCGTATCCCGACCGAGCCGGAGCTCGTCGAGCAGCTGGGCGTCGCCCGCAACACTGTCCGTGAGGCCGTCCGGGCGCTCGCGCACAACGGGCTGCTGGACATCCGCCAGGGCTCCGGCACCTATGTGGTGGCGACCAGCGAGCTGGCCGGCGTGATGCACCGTCGCTTCGCCGGCGCCGACCCCCGGCACATCGCGGAGCTGCGCGCCACGCTGGAGTCGGCCGCCGCGAAGCTGGCCGCCGAGCGGCGCACCGAGAAGGACCTCAAGCAGCTCGACGCGCTGCTGCTGCGGCGCGAGGAAGCATGGGAGTCGGGCGACGCGGAGGCGTTCGTGACCGCCGACGCCACCTTCCACCTCGCGGTCGTGGCGGCCTCCCACAACGACGTGATGAGCGCGATGTACGCGGACCTCGGCGAGGTGCTGCGGGACTGGCTGCGCGACGACGTCGGCCCGCGGCTGACCCCGGAGACGTACATGGACCACGCCCGGCTGGTGGACGCGATCCGCACGGGCGACGCCGGGGCGGCCGCGGCGGAGGCGGCGAGCTATCCGTTCCTGTGCCGGCCGGGGCGCCTCAGCGGTCCCGGTGGTGGCTGA
- the fabI gene encoding enoyl-ACP reductase FabI, producing MSGILEGKRVLITGVLMESSIAFHAAKLAQEQGAEIILTAFPRPTLTERIARKLPKPTKVIELDVTNDEHLGRLADIVGEELGGLDGVVHSIGFAPQDALGGNFLNTPFESVATAMHVSAYSLKSLTMACLPLMQNGGSVVGLTFDAQYAWPQYDWMGPAKAALEATSRYMARDLGKQNIRCNLISAGPIGSMAAKSIPGFGELASVWDTRSPLEWDLKDPEPAGRGIVALLSDWFPKTTGEIIHVDGGLHAIGA from the coding sequence ATGAGCGGAATTCTCGAGGGCAAGCGCGTCCTGATCACCGGTGTGCTGATGGAGTCCTCCATCGCCTTCCACGCCGCCAAGCTGGCCCAGGAGCAGGGCGCCGAGATCATCCTGACCGCGTTCCCGCGGCCCACGCTGACCGAGCGCATCGCCAGGAAGCTCCCCAAGCCCACCAAGGTCATCGAGCTCGACGTCACCAACGACGAGCACCTGGGCCGGCTGGCCGACATCGTCGGCGAGGAGCTCGGCGGCCTGGACGGCGTCGTGCACTCCATCGGCTTCGCCCCGCAGGACGCGCTCGGCGGCAACTTCCTGAACACGCCGTTCGAGTCGGTCGCCACCGCCATGCACGTCTCGGCGTACTCCCTGAAGTCGCTGACCATGGCCTGCCTGCCGCTGATGCAGAACGGCGGCTCGGTCGTCGGCCTGACGTTCGACGCGCAGTACGCGTGGCCGCAGTACGACTGGATGGGCCCGGCCAAGGCCGCCCTGGAGGCCACCAGCCGCTACATGGCCCGCGACCTGGGCAAGCAGAACATCCGGTGCAACCTGATCTCGGCCGGCCCGATCGGCTCGATGGCCGCCAAGTCCATCCCGGGCTTCGGCGAGCTGGCCTCCGTGTGGGACACCCGCTCCCCGCTGGAGTGGGACCTGAAGGACCCGGAGCCGGCCGGCCGCGGCATCGTCGCCCTGCTCAGCGACTGGTTCCCGAAGACCACCGGCGAGATCATCCACGTCGACGGTGGTCTGCACGCCATCGGCGCCTGA
- the fabG gene encoding 3-oxoacyl-[acyl-carrier-protein] reductase: MSRSVLVTGGNRGIGLAIARAFAEAGDKVAITYRSGEPPAALAELGCLAVRCDITDTEQVEQAYKEIEDAHGPVEVLVANAGITKDQLLMRMSEEDFTSVVDTNLTGTFRVVKRANRAMLRAKKGRVVLISSVVGLLGGPGQANYAASKAGLVGFARSLARELGSRNITFNVVAPGFVDTDMTKVLTDEQRANIVSQVPLGRYAQPEEIAATVRFLASDDASYITGAVIPVDGGLGMGH, encoded by the coding sequence TTGAGCCGCTCGGTTCTCGTCACCGGAGGCAACCGGGGCATCGGCCTCGCCATCGCCCGCGCGTTCGCCGAAGCCGGCGACAAGGTCGCCATCACATACCGCTCGGGTGAGCCGCCGGCCGCCCTCGCGGAGCTCGGCTGCCTCGCCGTCAGGTGCGACATCACCGACACCGAGCAGGTGGAGCAGGCCTACAAGGAGATCGAGGACGCGCACGGGCCCGTCGAGGTGCTCGTCGCCAACGCCGGCATCACCAAGGACCAGCTCCTGATGCGCATGTCCGAGGAGGACTTCACCTCGGTCGTCGACACCAACCTCACGGGCACCTTCCGGGTCGTCAAGCGCGCCAACCGCGCCATGCTGCGCGCCAAGAAGGGCCGCGTCGTGCTGATCTCCTCGGTGGTCGGCCTCCTCGGCGGCCCCGGCCAGGCCAACTACGCCGCCTCCAAGGCCGGCCTCGTCGGCTTCGCGCGCTCCCTCGCCCGTGAGCTGGGCTCGCGCAACATCACCTTCAACGTCGTCGCGCCCGGCTTCGTCGACACCGACATGACCAAGGTGCTCACCGACGAGCAGCGCGCGAACATCGTGTCGCAGGTCCCGCTCGGCCGTTACGCGCAGCCGGAGGAGATCGCCGCGACGGTGCGGTTCCTCGCCTCGGACGACGCCTCGTACATCACTGGAGCCGTCATCCCCGTTGACGGCGGACTGGGAATGGGTCACTGA
- a CDS encoding TldD/PmbA family protein, with product MPHTIDEAFTALPLRALADAALARARALGAEHADFRFERVRSASWRLRDARLAGSSDTTDLGYAVRVVHGGTWGFASGVDLSLDAAAKVASQAVAMAKLSAQVIKAAGSDERVELADEPVHSEKTWVSSYEIDPFTVPDEEKSGLLAEWSARLLAADGVNHVDASLLTVHENKFYADTAGTVTTQQRVRLHPQLTAVAVDESSGEFDSMRTIAPPVGRGWEYLTGTGWDWESELAQIPGLLAEKMRAPSVEAGSYDLVVDPSNLWLTIHESIGHATELDRALGYEAAYAGTSFATFDQLGKLRYGSDLMNVTGDRTAEHGLATIGYDDEGVAGQSWDLVRNGTLVGYQLDRRIARLTGFERSNGCAFADSPGHVPVQRMANVSLQPDPAGMSTEDLIGSVDRGIYVVGDRSWSIDMQRYNFQFTGQRFFRIENGRITGQLRDVAYQATTTDFWGSMAAVGGPQTYVLGGAFNCGKAQPGQVAAVSHGCPSALFKGVNILNTTQEAGR from the coding sequence GTGCCCCATACCATCGACGAAGCCTTCACGGCGCTTCCGCTCCGCGCGTTGGCCGACGCGGCCCTGGCACGCGCGCGTGCGCTGGGCGCCGAGCACGCGGACTTCCGGTTCGAGCGGGTGCGCAGCGCCTCGTGGCGGCTGCGGGACGCCCGGCTCGCCGGGTCCTCCGACACCACCGACCTCGGGTACGCGGTGCGGGTCGTGCACGGCGGCACCTGGGGCTTCGCGTCCGGTGTCGACCTCAGCCTGGACGCCGCCGCCAAGGTCGCCTCGCAGGCCGTGGCGATGGCGAAGCTCTCCGCGCAGGTGATCAAGGCCGCCGGTTCCGACGAGCGGGTGGAGCTCGCCGACGAGCCGGTGCACAGCGAGAAGACCTGGGTCTCGTCGTACGAGATCGACCCGTTCACCGTGCCCGACGAGGAGAAGTCGGGGCTGCTCGCCGAGTGGAGCGCGCGGCTGCTCGCGGCCGACGGCGTCAACCACGTGGACGCCTCGCTGCTCACCGTCCACGAGAACAAGTTCTACGCCGACACGGCCGGCACCGTCACCACCCAGCAGCGGGTGCGGCTGCACCCGCAGCTGACGGCCGTCGCGGTGGACGAGTCCAGCGGCGAGTTCGACTCCATGCGCACGATCGCGCCGCCCGTCGGGCGCGGCTGGGAGTACCTGACCGGCACCGGCTGGGACTGGGAGTCGGAGCTGGCGCAGATCCCCGGGCTGCTCGCCGAGAAGATGCGCGCGCCGAGCGTGGAGGCCGGGTCGTACGACCTGGTCGTCGACCCGTCGAACCTGTGGCTGACCATCCACGAGTCCATCGGGCACGCCACCGAGCTGGACCGCGCCCTCGGCTACGAGGCCGCCTACGCCGGCACCTCCTTCGCCACCTTCGACCAGCTGGGCAAGCTGCGGTACGGCTCCGACCTGATGAACGTCACCGGTGACCGCACCGCCGAGCACGGCCTCGCGACCATCGGGTACGACGACGAGGGCGTCGCGGGCCAGTCCTGGGACCTGGTGAGGAACGGCACCCTGGTCGGGTACCAGCTGGACCGGCGCATCGCGAGGCTCACCGGGTTCGAGCGCTCCAACGGGTGCGCGTTCGCCGACTCCCCCGGGCATGTGCCCGTGCAGCGCATGGCCAACGTGTCGCTCCAGCCCGATCCGGCGGGGATGTCGACGGAGGACCTCATCGGCAGCGTGGACCGCGGCATCTACGTGGTCGGCGACCGGTCCTGGTCGATCGACATGCAGCGCTACAACTTCCAGTTCACCGGGCAGCGCTTCTTCCGGATCGAGAACGGCCGGATCACCGGGCAGCTGCGGGACGTCGCCTACCAGGCGACCACCACCGACTTCTGGGGCTCCATGGCGGCCGTCGGCGGCCCCCAGACCTATGTCCTCGGCGGCGCCTTCAATTGCGGCAAGGCCCAGCCCGGGCAGGTCGCGGCGGTGTCGCACGGCTGCCCGTCGGCCCTCTTCAAGGGCGTCAACATTCTGAACACCACGCAGGAGGCCGGCCGATGA
- a CDS encoding metallopeptidase TldD-related protein: MSARTHKPHEIVERALELSRADGCVVIADEQSTANLRWAGNALTTNGVTRGRTLTVVATVDGKEGTASGVVSRAAVTVDELEPLVRAAEAAARAAGPAEDAQPLVTDVPASPDFTDAPAETSSTVFADFAPALGEAFARARAGGRELYGFANHELVSTYLGTSTGLRLRHDQPNGTLEVNAKSPDRTRSAWAGRSTRDFKDVDPTAMDAELAVRLGWAERRLELPAGRYETLLPPTAVADLLIYQLWSASGRDAVEGRTVFSQPGGRTRVGERLTELPLSLRSDPNEPGLESAPFVIAHSSGGDQSVFDNGLPLTATDWMHRGELRHLTTSRHSAALTGLPVAPGIDNLILDGGEDRSLEEMVANTERGLLLTCLWYIREVDPATLLLTGLTRDGVYLVENGEVAGEVNNFRFNESPVDLLGRATEAGRTEKTLPREWSDWFTRAAMPALRVPDFNMSSVSQGV; the protein is encoded by the coding sequence ATGAGCGCCCGTACCCACAAGCCGCACGAGATCGTCGAGCGGGCCCTGGAGCTGTCCCGGGCGGACGGCTGTGTCGTGATCGCCGACGAGCAGTCCACGGCGAACCTGCGCTGGGCCGGCAACGCCCTCACCACGAACGGCGTCACGCGCGGGCGCACGCTCACCGTCGTCGCGACCGTCGACGGCAAGGAGGGCACCGCCTCCGGTGTCGTCTCCCGGGCCGCGGTGACCGTGGACGAGCTGGAGCCGCTGGTGCGGGCCGCCGAGGCCGCCGCGCGCGCCGCGGGCCCCGCCGAGGACGCGCAGCCGCTGGTCACGGACGTCCCGGCGTCGCCCGACTTCACCGACGCCCCGGCCGAGACGTCGTCCACCGTGTTCGCCGACTTCGCCCCGGCGCTCGGCGAGGCGTTCGCACGCGCGCGTGCGGGCGGCCGGGAGCTGTACGGCTTCGCCAACCACGAGCTGGTGTCGACGTACCTGGGCACCTCCACGGGGCTGCGGCTGCGGCACGACCAGCCCAACGGCACGCTGGAGGTGAACGCCAAGTCGCCGGACCGCACCCGCTCGGCCTGGGCGGGCCGCTCCACGCGTGACTTCAAGGACGTCGACCCGACCGCGATGGACGCCGAGCTCGCGGTGCGCCTGGGCTGGGCCGAGCGGCGCCTGGAGCTGCCGGCGGGCCGCTACGAGACGCTGCTGCCGCCGACGGCCGTGGCCGACCTGCTGATCTACCAGCTGTGGTCGGCGTCCGGGCGGGACGCGGTGGAGGGCCGTACGGTCTTCTCCCAGCCCGGCGGCCGTACGCGCGTGGGCGAGCGGCTGACGGAGCTGCCGCTGAGCCTGCGCAGCGACCCGAACGAGCCGGGCCTGGAGTCCGCGCCCTTCGTGATCGCCCACTCCTCGGGCGGCGACCAGTCCGTGTTCGACAACGGGCTGCCGCTGACCGCCACCGACTGGATGCACCGGGGCGAGCTGCGGCACCTCACGACCAGCCGGCACAGCGCCGCGCTGACCGGGCTGCCGGTCGCGCCGGGCATCGACAACCTGATCCTCGACGGCGGCGAGGACCGCTCGCTGGAGGAGATGGTGGCGAACACCGAGCGCGGGCTGCTGCTGACCTGCCTGTGGTACATCCGCGAGGTCGACCCGGCGACGCTGCTGCTGACCGGCCTCACCCGGGACGGCGTGTACCTGGTCGAGAACGGCGAGGTGGCGGGCGAGGTCAACAACTTCCGGTTCAACGAGTCGCCGGTGGACCTGCTGGGCCGGGCCACCGAGGCGGGCCGGACCGAGAAGACCCTGCCGCGGGAGTGGAGCGACTGGTTCACCAGGGCGGCCATGCCGGCGCTGCGCGTCCCCGATTTCAACATGAGCTCTGTCAGTCAGGGCGTATAA
- the tyrS gene encoding tyrosine--tRNA ligase — translation MTDIVDELKWRGVIALSTDEDALRKALADGPVTFYCGFDPTAASLHVGHLVQVLTMRRLQQAGLRPLALVGGATGQIGDPRPTAERTLNDPETVANWVNRLRAQIEPFLSFEGDNAATMVNNLDWTAGLSAIEFLRDIGKHFRVNKMLTKDSVARRLQSEEGISYTEFSYQLLQGMDFLELYRRYGCTLQQGGSDQWGNLTAGLDLIHRLEPHAQVHALATPLMTKADGTKFGKTEGGAIWLDPEMTTPYAFYQFWLNADDRDIATYMRILSFRSREELEELEKQTQERPQARAAQRALAEELTTLVHGADQTAAVIAASKALFGQGELADLDDRTLAAALSEVPHIQVERLGPVVDLFAEVGLVASKSAARRTVKEGGAYVNNVKVAAEDAVPAKEDLLHGRWLVLRRGKKNLAAVEVTGA, via the coding sequence GTGACGGACATCGTCGACGAGCTGAAGTGGCGCGGCGTGATCGCCCTGTCCACCGACGAGGACGCCTTGCGCAAGGCGCTCGCGGACGGTCCCGTCACGTTCTATTGCGGCTTCGACCCGACGGCGGCGAGCCTGCACGTCGGCCATCTGGTCCAGGTGCTCACGATGCGCCGCCTCCAGCAGGCGGGCCTGCGCCCGCTCGCGCTGGTCGGCGGTGCCACGGGCCAGATCGGCGACCCGCGCCCGACGGCCGAGCGCACGCTGAACGACCCGGAGACCGTCGCGAACTGGGTGAACCGGCTGCGCGCGCAGATCGAGCCGTTCCTCTCCTTCGAGGGCGACAACGCGGCGACGATGGTGAACAACCTGGACTGGACGGCCGGTCTGTCCGCCATCGAGTTCCTGCGGGACATCGGCAAGCACTTCCGCGTCAACAAGATGCTCACCAAGGACTCGGTCGCCCGGCGGCTGCAGTCGGAGGAGGGCATCAGCTACACCGAGTTCAGCTACCAGCTGCTGCAGGGCATGGACTTCCTGGAGCTGTACCGGCGGTACGGCTGCACGCTCCAGCAGGGCGGCAGCGACCAGTGGGGCAACCTCACGGCGGGTCTGGACCTGATCCACCGGCTGGAGCCGCACGCGCAGGTCCACGCGCTGGCGACGCCGCTGATGACCAAGGCGGACGGCACCAAGTTCGGCAAGACCGAGGGCGGCGCCATCTGGCTCGACCCGGAGATGACGACGCCGTACGCGTTCTACCAGTTCTGGCTGAACGCGGACGACCGGGACATCGCCACGTACATGCGCATCCTGTCCTTCCGGTCCCGTGAGGAGCTGGAGGAGCTGGAGAAGCAGACACAGGAGCGCCCGCAGGCCCGGGCGGCGCAGCGCGCGCTGGCCGAGGAGCTGACGACGCTGGTGCACGGCGCCGACCAGACGGCCGCGGTGATCGCCGCGTCGAAGGCGCTGTTCGGTCAGGGCGAGCTGGCGGACCTGGACGACCGGACGCTGGCGGCGGCGCTGTCCGAGGTGCCGCACATCCAGGTCGAGCGGCTCGGCCCGGTGGTCGATCTGTTCGCCGAGGTGGGTCTGGTGGCCAGCAAGTCGGCCGCGCGGCGCACCGTGAAGGAGGGCGGCGCCTACGTGAACAACGTGAAGGTGGCCGCCGAGGACGCGGTCCCCGCGAAGGAGGACCTGCTGCACGGGCGCTGGCTGGTGCTGCGGCGCGGCAAGAAGAACCTGGCGGCGGTCGAGGTCACCGGCGCCTGA
- a CDS encoding GlsB/YeaQ/YmgE family stress response membrane protein, whose amino-acid sequence MGWLWAIIVGFVLGLLAKALIPGKQHSPLWLTTIFGILGAIVGNSVARAFGVESTRGIDWSRHIFQIVAAVIIVYVGDMLYMATLGKHKKERA is encoded by the coding sequence ATGGGCTGGTTGTGGGCGATCATCGTGGGATTCGTGCTGGGCCTGCTGGCCAAGGCGCTGATCCCGGGCAAGCAGCACAGCCCGCTCTGGCTGACCACGATCTTCGGCATCCTCGGCGCGATCGTCGGCAACTCCGTGGCCAGGGCCTTCGGCGTCGAGTCGACCCGCGGCATCGACTGGAGCCGGCACATCTTCCAGATCGTCGCCGCCGTGATCATCGTCTACGTCGGCGACATGCTCTACATGGCGACGCTGGGCAAACACAAGAAAGAGCGGGCCTGA
- a CDS encoding DUF3099 domain-containing protein, translating to MRKLHAGGNAEVFRITGARTGLQEDVRGRQRRYVISMSIRTLSVILAASLWNVERHVAIVALVLGLILPYIAVVIANAGRENAPSLPSTFVAMPTRPMIDPSRTNDGFAEPSPEDVAGASGPGGRSEPHDRA from the coding sequence ATGCGGAAGCTGCATGCGGGCGGCAACGCCGAGGTGTTCCGGATCACCGGAGCGCGGACCGGGCTGCAGGAGGACGTGCGCGGACGCCAGCGCCGCTATGTCATCTCCATGTCGATCCGCACCCTGTCGGTGATCCTCGCGGCCTCGCTCTGGAACGTCGAACGGCACGTGGCCATCGTGGCGTTGGTGCTGGGCCTGATCCTTCCGTACATCGCCGTGGTGATCGCCAACGCGGGGCGGGAGAACGCGCCGTCGCTCCCGTCGACCTTCGTGGCCATGCCGACGCGTCCCATGATCGATCCGTCGCGGACGAATGACGGTTTCGCGGAACCGTCTCCGGAAGATGTGGCGGGCGCTTCGGGGCCCGGCGGACGAAGCGAACCGCACGACCGGGCGTGA
- the moaA gene encoding GTP 3',8-cyclase MoaA has translation MLIDTYGRVATDLRVSLTDRCNLRCTYCMPEEGLQWLAKPDLLTDDEIVRLIDIAVTSLGIEEVRFTGGEPLLRPGLVGIVERVAALDARPRMSLTTNGIGLKRTAPALKAAGLDRVNVSLDTLRPDVFKTLTRRDRHKDVLEGLYAAREAGLTPVKVNSVLMPGLNDDEAPDLLAWAVEHDYELRFIEQMPLDAQHGWKRDGMITAGDILTSLRTRFELTEEGAEKRGSAPAERWIVDGGPHVVGVIASVTRPFCSACDRTRLTADGQVRTCLFAREETDLRAALRSGAPDEEIARIWRLAMWGKKAGAGLDDPSFVQPDRPMSAIGG, from the coding sequence GTGCTCATCGACACCTACGGCCGGGTGGCCACCGACCTGAGGGTCTCGCTGACCGACCGCTGCAACCTGCGGTGCACGTACTGCATGCCCGAGGAGGGACTGCAGTGGCTCGCCAAGCCCGATCTGCTCACCGACGACGAGATCGTGCGGCTCATCGACATCGCCGTCACCTCGCTCGGCATCGAGGAGGTCCGCTTCACGGGCGGTGAGCCCCTGCTGCGCCCCGGGCTCGTCGGCATCGTGGAGCGGGTCGCCGCCCTCGACGCCCGCCCCCGGATGTCCCTGACGACGAACGGGATCGGTCTCAAACGCACCGCCCCCGCCCTGAAGGCCGCCGGCCTGGACCGGGTCAACGTCTCCCTGGACACCCTGCGCCCCGACGTCTTCAAGACCCTCACCCGCCGGGACCGCCACAAGGACGTCCTGGAGGGCCTGTACGCCGCCCGCGAGGCCGGACTGACCCCGGTCAAGGTCAACTCCGTGCTGATGCCGGGCCTGAACGACGACGAGGCCCCCGACCTCCTCGCCTGGGCCGTCGAGCACGACTACGAGCTGCGCTTCATCGAGCAGATGCCCCTCGACGCCCAGCACGGCTGGAAGCGCGACGGCATGATCACCGCCGGGGACATCCTCACCTCCCTGCGCACCCGCTTCGAGCTGACCGAGGAGGGCGCGGAGAAGCGGGGCTCGGCCCCCGCCGAGCGGTGGATCGTGGACGGCGGGCCGCATGTCGTCGGCGTGATCGCCTCCGTCACCCGCCCCTTCTGCTCGGCCTGTGACCGCACCCGCCTCACCGCCGACGGTCAGGTCCGCACCTGCCTCTTCGCCCGCGAGGAGACCGACCTGCGCGCGGCCCTGCGCTCCGGGGCGCCGGACGAGGAGATCGCCCGGATCTGGCGGCTGGCGATGTGGGGCAAGAAGGCCGGCGCGGGCCTCGACGACCCGTCGTTCGTTCAGCCGGACCGGCCGATGTCCGCCATCGGGGGATAG
- a CDS encoding DUF2750 domain-containing protein has protein sequence MSVSGAHAAAFFREVARTRTVWWVRDDDGSPTPASSSGRPAFPYWSSEARAQRAAELWGPAFRAVPMPLDHGRSAALPDLAEDDLRVGINWSGPRLTGWDFTVTDVVNRLAHALAEPPYDR, from the coding sequence ATGAGTGTCAGTGGGGCCCACGCGGCGGCCTTCTTCCGGGAGGTCGCCCGGACTCGTACCGTCTGGTGGGTCCGTGACGACGACGGCAGCCCGACCCCGGCGTCGAGTTCCGGGCGGCCCGCTTTCCCCTACTGGTCGTCGGAGGCCCGCGCGCAGCGTGCCGCCGAGCTGTGGGGACCCGCGTTCCGGGCCGTCCCGATGCCGCTGGACCACGGGCGCAGCGCGGCCCTGCCGGATCTCGCCGAGGACGACCTCCGGGTGGGGATCAACTGGAGCGGGCCGCGCCTGACCGGATGGGACTTCACCGTGACCGACGTGGTCAATCGGCTCGCGCACGCCCTCGCCGAGCCGCCGTACGACCGGTAG